A window of Metabacillus sp. B2-18 contains these coding sequences:
- a CDS encoding methyl-accepting chemotaxis protein, whose product MLFKRFKNLKLGVKYNLALSISIILFTISAFFIYNEMQEIQDQLSALERRGERAVKTADMAGIFRDKDGRIADYINSPEEKFVTDFEEKRALFNSLQEELKSSIDTKREEELFTFIQNSDNEMNRVFLEEIVPEVESGSTEGLDANRKLTHALSNEVVGHLVELKEMINEARDKAIVATEASIKETIIIIFSAILFNIIIGVMIAFFVNRQIKQKLNNVINMATEISNGNLLVEESDYDSKDEIGQLSVAMNSMLVNLRDMIKQISSVSENVSGQSLVLTQSSAEVREGSSQVAVTMQELSAGAETQANDASELAETMSGFVDKIKESNSFGETIVFSAVSAQGLTEEGTRLMESSISQMDKINTIVKESVDKVKQLDTQSKEISNLVGVIQSIAEQTNLLALNAAIEAARAGEHGKGFAVVASEVRKLAEQVTLSVSDITGIVNSIQTESNNVVTSLEEGYSEVEKGTSDIQTTGKTFGEIHQAITEVVDKIQGVAMRLSDIDHECGKMNNSISNIASISEESAAGIEQTSASIQQTSTSMEEIARSAEGLEKLSDDLNGLIKRFEA is encoded by the coding sequence ATGTTATTTAAACGATTTAAAAACCTTAAACTTGGTGTGAAGTATAATCTTGCACTTAGCATCTCGATTATCCTTTTCACGATTTCTGCATTTTTTATATACAATGAAATGCAAGAAATACAAGATCAATTATCTGCACTTGAGAGAAGAGGAGAGCGAGCAGTAAAAACAGCAGATATGGCTGGTATCTTTAGAGATAAAGATGGTCGAATCGCGGATTATATTAACTCACCGGAAGAAAAATTTGTTACTGATTTTGAAGAAAAAAGAGCATTATTTAATAGTCTTCAAGAAGAACTAAAAAGTTCGATTGATACCAAGAGAGAAGAAGAGCTTTTCACTTTTATTCAAAATAGTGATAACGAAATGAACAGAGTATTTTTGGAAGAAATTGTTCCGGAAGTAGAAAGTGGGAGTACGGAAGGCCTTGATGCTAACAGAAAATTAACTCACGCATTGAGCAATGAGGTTGTGGGTCATCTAGTAGAGCTAAAGGAAATGATTAACGAAGCCCGTGATAAAGCGATAGTTGCAACAGAGGCTAGTATTAAAGAGACGATCATAATCATCTTCAGTGCTATTCTCTTTAATATCATCATAGGAGTTATGATTGCATTTTTTGTGAACCGTCAAATTAAGCAAAAATTAAATAATGTTATCAATATGGCAACCGAGATCTCGAATGGAAATCTATTAGTGGAAGAAAGTGATTATGATAGTAAAGATGAAATTGGTCAACTTAGTGTGGCGATGAACTCTATGTTGGTTAATTTAAGAGACATGATCAAGCAGATTTCTTCTGTTTCGGAAAATGTATCAGGACAAAGTTTAGTGCTAACTCAATCTTCTGCAGAAGTAAGAGAAGGAAGCAGCCAAGTCGCAGTCACGATGCAAGAATTATCAGCTGGTGCAGAAACCCAAGCGAATGATGCATCAGAGCTGGCAGAAACAATGAGTGGCTTTGTAGATAAAATTAAAGAATCCAACTCTTTTGGAGAAACCATTGTGTTTTCTGCAGTTTCAGCACAAGGACTTACAGAGGAAGGCACTAGACTTATGGAATCCTCCATTAGTCAAATGGATAAAATTAATACAATTGTGAAAGAGTCTGTTGATAAAGTAAAACAACTTGATACTCAATCAAAGGAAATTTCAAACTTAGTTGGTGTTATCCAATCAATCGCTGAACAAACAAATTTACTTGCTTTAAATGCAGCGATAGAGGCAGCTAGAGCAGGGGAGCATGGTAAGGGATTCGCAGTTGTAGCTAGTGAGGTTCGTAAGCTGGCGGAGCAAGTTACTTTATCTGTTTCTGATATAACTGGAATTGTGAATAGCATTCAAACAGAATCAAACAATGTTGTGACGTCTTTAGAAGAAGGCTACAGTGAAGTTGAAAAAGGGACGAGTGATATTCAAACAACTGGAAAAACATTTGGGGAAATTCATCAGGCTATTACTGAAGTTGTAGATAAAATTCAAGGTGTTGCTATGAGGTTAAGTGATATCGACCATGAATGTGGAAAAATGAACAACTCGATTTCGAATATAGCTTCGATTTCAGAGGAATCAGCGGCAGGAATTGAGCAAACATCTGCTTCGATTCAGCAAACGAGTACTTCTATGGAAGAAATAGCTAGAAGTGCAGAAGGGCTAGAGAAATTATCTGATGACCTAAACGGCTTAATTAAAAGATTTGAAGCTTAA
- a CDS encoding Spo0E family sporulation regulatory protein-aspartic acid phosphatase: MVTALTSNTLELLEKQLEKSISELQEELKKTVKSFGLNSTRTIGKSKQLDKFIFELQVLKQIKKSYRGTGTLSHFLIQHKKGCPIVDTLFLVGQRTCPSLFSLTIFKWRPIVDTLFLVGQGTCPYFTPTPENCGNHCP; the protein is encoded by the coding sequence TTGGTTACCGCATTAACATCAAACACTCTAGAACTACTAGAGAAACAACTAGAAAAATCAATTAGCGAACTACAAGAAGAACTAAAGAAAACTGTTAAAAGCTTTGGCCTCAACAGTACTAGAACAATAGGCAAGAGTAAACAATTAGATAAATTCATTTTCGAACTACAAGTATTAAAGCAAATTAAAAAAAGTTATAGGGGGACAGGCACCTTGTCCCATTTTCTCATTCAACATAAAAAAGGGTGTCCAATCGTGGACACCCTTTTTTTGGTGGGACAAAGGACCTGTCCCTCACTATTTTCCCTCACTATTTTCAAATGGCGTCCAATCGTGGACACCCTTTTTTTAGTGGGACAAGGAACCTGTCCCTACTTCACACCCACTCCCGAAAACTGCGGCAACCACTGTCCGTGA
- a CDS encoding Hsp70 family protein produces the protein MRFDNEKKPALGIDLGTTYSAIARWTEKGPKVYQTKGGDYTLPSVVYFDERQEKPLVGNQALKRAFIDPENAIIGVKRMMDDGAQSIRLGDKEYTPIEISSMILRDIYEYAEKTTPGFDPTGVVVTVPYYFTALQCTNTSEAASLAGLNVLGIIQEPVAAALAYGIHEEEALNDEIIMVFDLGGGTFDLTIFRLTNSKEKLTFEVLATGGDDRLGGLDFDKALAELIKEKSQLNFSGVSKEDEIKATALLMEAAKETKEILSYEDFADIIKPNILPSQHIELEIERSEFEDSIESYFAKMDMIIDSVIEKASLSKKDIDRVVKVGGSSRIPKIDELLSQKIGNAKTYGNIDPDLCVAQGASVYAAFLDERIGWSKEIEIKTATAHALGVGLSDGRFSVLIPSNRRTPCEATRVFTTNTDNCEELDIDLYQGSSKFIKNNKRIGRIHVAGLKKCPAGELDIDITFRINQQQSVSVTIVQKESNIRKVENVKLT, from the coding sequence ATGAGGTTTGATAACGAAAAGAAGCCGGCACTCGGAATTGACTTAGGAACAACCTATTCCGCAATTGCAAGGTGGACGGAGAAAGGACCTAAGGTATATCAAACAAAGGGTGGAGATTATACACTGCCCTCTGTTGTTTACTTTGATGAACGCCAAGAAAAGCCGTTAGTTGGTAACCAAGCGTTGAAGCGTGCTTTCATTGATCCTGAAAACGCGATTATCGGTGTAAAACGAATGATGGATGATGGAGCGCAAAGTATTCGCCTGGGAGATAAAGAGTACACGCCGATTGAAATCTCATCAATGATATTACGAGATATTTATGAATATGCGGAAAAAACAACACCTGGATTTGATCCAACGGGTGTCGTAGTAACAGTTCCTTACTATTTTACAGCCCTGCAATGTACAAATACATCTGAAGCTGCCTCTTTAGCTGGATTGAATGTACTCGGAATTATTCAAGAACCTGTGGCCGCAGCTCTTGCCTATGGTATTCATGAAGAAGAAGCATTAAACGATGAGATTATCATGGTGTTTGACTTAGGTGGAGGAACCTTTGACTTAACCATCTTCCGATTAACAAATAGTAAGGAGAAACTTACGTTTGAAGTGCTTGCTACTGGTGGAGATGATCGTCTTGGTGGACTTGATTTTGACAAAGCGTTGGCTGAGTTAATAAAAGAAAAATCTCAATTGAATTTCTCAGGAGTTTCTAAAGAAGATGAAATAAAAGCCACTGCTTTATTAATGGAAGCAGCAAAGGAAACAAAGGAAATTTTATCGTATGAAGATTTTGCTGACATTATTAAGCCGAACATTCTTCCAAGTCAGCATATTGAGCTTGAGATCGAGCGTTCTGAATTTGAGGACAGCATTGAAAGCTATTTTGCAAAAATGGACATGATCATTGATAGTGTCATTGAAAAGGCGTCACTTTCTAAAAAGGATATAGACAGAGTTGTTAAAGTCGGAGGATCAAGCAGAATTCCGAAGATTGATGAGCTTCTTTCGCAAAAAATTGGCAATGCCAAAACGTACGGAAATATTGACCCAGATCTATGTGTTGCACAAGGAGCTAGTGTTTATGCAGCGTTTTTAGATGAGCGAATTGGCTGGTCAAAGGAAATCGAAATTAAAACCGCAACAGCTCATGCATTAGGTGTTGGGTTAAGTGATGGCAGGTTCAGTGTGTTAATTCCAAGTAACCGTCGTACTCCATGTGAAGCAACCCGGGTATTTACAACGAACACAGATAATTGTGAAGAACTTGATATTGATTTATATCAAGGCTCCTCCAAGTTTATCAAAAACAACAAGCGAATTGGTCGGATTCATGTAGCGGGACTAAAAAAATGTCCTGCAGGTGAACTGGACATCGATATTACCTTTAGAATTAACCAACAGCAATCTGTTTCGGTGACAATTGTTCAAAAGGAAAGCAACATCCGTAAAGTCGAAAATGTGAAATTAACATAA
- a CDS encoding DUF3006 domain-containing protein produces the protein MKAKVYTIDRFEKDLAVLLLRTDETVQVDVPRNQLPDRIEVGSILEVEFTGDGSVLFANILEDETSTAKNNAQELLNKLANKN, from the coding sequence GTGAAAGCCAAAGTTTACACAATTGACCGCTTCGAAAAGGACTTGGCTGTTTTGCTCTTAAGAACAGATGAAACAGTTCAGGTTGATGTTCCGCGCAATCAGTTGCCGGATAGAATAGAAGTAGGTAGTATTCTCGAGGTTGAGTTTACTGGTGACGGGTCTGTTTTATTCGCAAACATTCTAGAAGACGAGACAAGTACTGCTAAGAATAATGCTCAAGAGTTACTGAATAAACTAGCCAATAAAAATTAA
- a CDS encoding Hsp70 family protein, protein MAITEKNSPYILGIDLGTSNSAVSIYRKGKPHMIKLGKELTLPSVVSFRSEDNIQVGETAKSRILIDPENTVSFIKREMGTEWSREFFGEVYRPEDISAEILSKLREYVINQEEIDLKGTPVYSVICVPANFDDNKKRATREAAELAGLNVTYLLEEPVAAAIAYGMEVGRNQTIMVYDLGGGTFDVSILKVDSVSEDSPAKFTILAKEGDPQLGGYDIDQAIMKLVNDDFKEKSKIDIFDLVADQGVSATDLLAAQQQLQEACEQAKKELSEVDFAAIEISNLIKDEFGNIHNVEYELTRDDFDAAIEPLINQTMDTMKKALENAKLTTNDISRVILVGGSSRIPLVSTKIKEILNKEPYSNIDPDTVVAQGAAVFGASLGVPTDKLEETNEAEKEDQLDTEIEMNNIVTHHLGIEIRGGRFNAIIEKGVELTNEQPTVSSEKVYSTPEDNMTEMRITVFQTPELVESVGDEKCICIGEFFLTGIPPAPKGKHRIYVNFTVNQQNEVIVSARLDGEDSIASEITIKRD, encoded by the coding sequence TTGGCAATTACAGAAAAAAACAGTCCATATATTCTAGGTATTGACCTTGGTACATCAAACTCGGCTGTATCTATTTACCGAAAAGGTAAGCCACATATGATCAAATTAGGGAAAGAACTAACACTTCCATCTGTTGTTAGCTTTCGTTCGGAGGATAATATCCAAGTCGGAGAAACAGCGAAAAGCCGTATCTTAATTGACCCAGAAAACACAGTTTCCTTTATTAAACGTGAAATGGGAACAGAATGGAGCCGTGAATTTTTCGGAGAGGTATATCGTCCAGAAGATATTTCGGCTGAAATTTTATCAAAGCTTCGTGAATATGTCATTAACCAAGAAGAAATCGATTTAAAAGGAACACCTGTTTATTCTGTCATCTGTGTTCCAGCAAACTTTGATGATAACAAAAAGCGTGCAACAAGAGAAGCAGCTGAATTAGCTGGTTTAAATGTTACGTACTTGCTAGAAGAGCCTGTTGCAGCTGCGATTGCATACGGAATGGAAGTGGGACGTAATCAAACAATCATGGTGTATGACCTTGGTGGAGGTACGTTTGACGTCTCAATTCTAAAGGTTGATAGTGTTTCCGAAGATTCTCCAGCTAAATTTACAATTCTAGCAAAAGAGGGAGATCCTCAGCTTGGTGGCTACGACATTGATCAAGCCATCATGAAGCTAGTAAATGATGATTTTAAAGAAAAAAGCAAGATTGATATATTCGACCTTGTTGCAGACCAAGGTGTGTCAGCAACAGATTTATTAGCGGCTCAGCAGCAGTTACAAGAAGCTTGTGAGCAAGCGAAAAAGGAATTATCTGAAGTAGACTTTGCAGCGATTGAAATTTCTAACTTAATTAAAGATGAGTTCGGAAACATTCACAATGTTGAATATGAGTTAACTCGTGATGATTTTGATGCAGCAATTGAGCCATTAATCAATCAAACAATGGATACGATGAAAAAAGCACTTGAAAATGCAAAGCTAACAACGAACGATATTTCCCGTGTTATTTTAGTTGGCGGATCTTCACGTATTCCATTAGTTAGTACAAAAATTAAAGAAATCTTAAATAAAGAGCCATACTCAAATATCGACCCTGATACAGTTGTGGCGCAGGGTGCCGCTGTATTTGGTGCAAGCCTTGGAGTTCCAACTGACAAATTGGAAGAAACAAATGAGGCTGAAAAAGAAGATCAACTAGATACTGAGATTGAAATGAATAACATTGTTACACATCATCTTGGTATTGAAATTCGTGGTGGACGCTTTAACGCAATCATTGAAAAAGGTGTTGAGCTAACAAACGAGCAGCCGACTGTTTCAAGTGAAAAAGTTTATAGCACTCCTGAAGATAATATGACAGAAATGCGTATTACAGTTTTCCAAACACCAGAGCTTGTTGAAAGTGTTGGTGACGAAAAATGCATTTGTATTGGTGAATTTTTCTTAACAGGTATTCCGCCAGCACCAAAAGGAAAGCACCGCATTTATGTTAATTTCACAGTAAACCAGCAAAATGAAGTGATTGTTTCGGCACGATTAGATGGTGAAGACAGTATCGCAAGTGAAATTACGATAAAAAGAGATTAG
- a CDS encoding MBL fold metallo-hydrolase: MTLKRKLVNTLLLGTTLLLAPVVTNASPGGLDSNGGHTCRTNCSQHGLETGEYHYHRNGEIVKVPTPTTNTPTTNMSNVAYQDAVNQGKILNSKLSAYHQAINSGDIAKINGLYDAFTKQLKLVESKIGKVSGSSNRSSLNEQYIRPSKIAIERTIYEVSQYRLLSVISANVGNGNIGQAISNTEMLERLKDRADEIKDAGGYQQLPSGVNKSLRATEANHQGNLLTHLLATYNVAINSGDIYEVDFLYDQFTKQLRITELKIGQVSGPNNRSALNEKYITPAKVAVERTIYEVSQLRLMYVIVDLIESGQTSEIDSKFKVLDRLKNRADEIKDTGGYKALPSIIKTDLESLEGDLRNPQDFSGVGLFEAHFIDVGQGDSTLLVTPNGKTVLIDGGKESEADQLVQHLTDLGIQTIDLMVATHPDADHIGGLVPVLEQFEVKKVVDSGKSHTTQTYMDYLALIDQKNIPFEIAKEGSFLNVDSAVTIEVLNALEESSDTNDSSVVLKVSYDESDFLLTGDADAEIEAEMMAEGYNLDSEVLKVGHHGSDTSTSQAFLEAVDPIIAAVSVGDNSYGHPAPSVMDRLTSYGVELYTTLQSGDIIMTSDGQEITVYTER, from the coding sequence TTGACACTAAAGAGAAAACTAGTAAACACACTACTACTAGGTACAACATTATTATTAGCTCCAGTTGTAACGAATGCATCTCCAGGAGGTTTGGATTCTAACGGTGGTCATACTTGTCGTACAAACTGTTCACAGCACGGCTTAGAAACCGGTGAATATCACTATCACAGAAATGGTGAGATTGTTAAGGTCCCTACTCCAACTACAAACACACCTACAACAAATATGAGCAATGTAGCTTACCAAGATGCTGTAAATCAAGGTAAGATCCTCAATTCCAAATTATCAGCTTATCATCAGGCAATTAACAGCGGAGATATCGCGAAAATAAATGGACTATATGATGCTTTTACGAAGCAATTAAAATTAGTAGAATCAAAGATTGGGAAGGTATCTGGTTCATCTAATCGCTCAAGCTTAAATGAGCAGTATATAAGACCTTCAAAAATTGCGATTGAAAGAACAATTTATGAAGTTTCTCAGTACCGTTTGTTAAGTGTTATTAGTGCAAATGTTGGAAATGGGAACATTGGGCAAGCTATTTCTAATACAGAAATGCTTGAGCGTTTAAAGGATCGAGCTGATGAAATTAAAGATGCTGGTGGATATCAACAGCTCCCAAGTGGAGTGAATAAATCATTACGTGCTACTGAGGCTAACCACCAAGGAAATCTTCTTACTCACTTGCTTGCAACATATAATGTGGCAATAAATAGTGGCGATATATATGAGGTTGACTTCCTATATGATCAATTTACAAAGCAGTTACGCATAACAGAATTAAAGATTGGACAAGTTTCAGGTCCAAATAATCGTTCAGCATTGAATGAAAAATATATTACACCAGCCAAAGTTGCAGTTGAACGCACGATCTACGAGGTTTCACAGCTTCGTTTAATGTACGTGATCGTTGACTTAATTGAGAGCGGTCAAACTAGTGAAATTGATTCTAAGTTTAAAGTGTTAGATCGTTTGAAAAATAGAGCAGATGAAATAAAGGATACAGGTGGCTACAAAGCACTTCCTTCTATTATTAAAACAGATCTTGAAAGCTTAGAAGGAGACCTTAGAAATCCTCAAGACTTTTCAGGTGTAGGACTTTTTGAAGCTCATTTCATTGATGTTGGACAAGGTGACAGTACGTTATTAGTTACTCCTAACGGTAAAACGGTTTTAATTGATGGTGGTAAGGAATCTGAAGCAGATCAATTGGTTCAACACCTTACGGACTTAGGAATCCAAACGATTGACTTAATGGTTGCCACTCACCCTGACGCAGACCATATTGGCGGACTGGTGCCTGTCTTAGAACAATTTGAAGTAAAAAAAGTGGTTGATTCAGGTAAATCACATACAACTCAAACATATATGGATTACCTGGCACTTATTGATCAGAAGAATATTCCGTTTGAAATTGCAAAAGAGGGTTCATTTTTGAACGTAGATTCTGCAGTTACAATTGAGGTTTTAAACGCATTAGAAGAAAGCAGTGATACAAACGATTCATCAGTTGTGTTGAAGGTATCATATGATGAATCTGACTTCTTATTAACTGGTGACGCGGATGCTGAGATCGAAGCAGAAATGATGGCAGAAGGCTACAACCTTGACTCAGAAGTGTTAAAGGTTGGCCACCACGGTTCTGACACATCAACATCTCAAGCATTCCTAGAAGCAGTTGATCCAATTATAGCCGCTGTCTCAGTGGGAGATAATAGCTACGGACACCCTGCCCCATCTGTTATGGACCGTCTAACAAGCTATGGAGTAGAACTCTACACAACACTCCAAAGCGGCGACATCATCATGACATCAGACGGACAGGAAATCACAGTTTACACAGAACGTTAA
- a CDS encoding Hsp70 family protein — protein MGTAIGIDLGTSNSAVAVYRRGKVETIPVDGRKTMPSVISYKDNGQILVGNAAKARLYIDPLNSIASSKRFIGNRDKVYHVHNRTVTPVDVAKNILEKIRVEASKYIGEEVKDAVITIPAYFTDEQREATRKAGEMAGLNVLRLLSEPTAAAIAYGLDKERNQTIMVYDLGGGTFDVSILKVENNNFRVVAVDGDSMLGGDDFDEAITEYLMKKLNVSGSVKNSNNGSTAIQQLKEAVEELKKELSESDFADITIPDIFGTHLDEEVDIHTFNQLTQSLLDRTIDKIQEVLKAAGLTKNDISRVILVGGSTRMRAVQEVVAKQIKQPYIADNIDEIVAQGAAIMAANLSAPDLDSTPVPIEVEEVTSHSIGIGLIEMETNEFKVFHLINKNTKLPCTGAEICFTIQPYQKELRLQVYRTESRIPTDESKIGELTLKIHKPQAQEVIAVALFEIDQSGILTFSSAEVGRESLIFRSYQEDGNLDIPLIESMLHSGDLRPVKVVINTNK, from the coding sequence ATGGGTACAGCGATTGGAATTGATTTAGGCACAAGTAACTCAGCAGTAGCAGTTTATCGGAGAGGAAAAGTAGAAACCATTCCAGTAGATGGACGTAAAACAATGCCATCTGTTATTTCATATAAAGACAATGGCCAAATTCTTGTTGGAAATGCGGCAAAGGCACGACTTTATATTGATCCTCTAAACAGTATTGCTTCTTCCAAAAGATTCATAGGAAACAGAGACAAAGTGTATCACGTTCACAATAGAACCGTAACACCAGTTGATGTAGCGAAAAACATCCTTGAAAAAATTAGAGTTGAAGCAAGTAAGTACATAGGGGAAGAGGTTAAGGATGCCGTTATTACAATCCCAGCTTATTTCACTGATGAGCAACGTGAAGCAACAAGAAAAGCAGGAGAAATGGCAGGACTAAATGTTCTACGACTGCTGTCTGAACCAACTGCAGCGGCTATTGCTTATGGCCTGGATAAAGAACGCAACCAAACAATTATGGTGTATGACCTTGGTGGTGGAACATTTGACGTTTCTATTCTTAAAGTTGAAAACAACAACTTCCGCGTTGTGGCAGTTGATGGTGACAGCATGCTCGGTGGCGATGACTTCGATGAGGCGATCACAGAGTACTTAATGAAGAAGCTAAATGTATCAGGAAGTGTAAAAAATAGCAACAACGGATCTACTGCAATTCAGCAATTAAAAGAGGCTGTTGAGGAATTGAAAAAGGAATTATCAGAAAGCGATTTTGCTGATATTACAATTCCTGATATTTTTGGCACTCATTTAGATGAAGAAGTGGATATTCACACATTCAACCAACTCACTCAGTCTTTATTGGATCGTACAATTGATAAAATTCAAGAAGTACTTAAGGCAGCAGGGCTAACCAAAAATGATATTAGCCGAGTGATTCTCGTTGGTGGCTCGACAAGAATGAGAGCCGTTCAGGAGGTAGTGGCTAAACAGATCAAACAACCGTACATTGCAGATAATATTGATGAGATTGTTGCACAAGGCGCTGCGATTATGGCAGCTAATCTTTCTGCCCCTGATTTAGATTCGACACCAGTTCCAATTGAAGTAGAAGAGGTTACCTCACACTCGATTGGTATTGGGTTAATTGAAATGGAAACTAATGAGTTTAAAGTCTTTCACTTAATTAACAAAAATACAAAGTTGCCTTGTACAGGTGCTGAAATCTGCTTTACAATTCAACCTTATCAAAAAGAACTTCGGTTACAAGTGTATCGAACGGAATCAAGAATTCCGACTGATGAATCAAAAATTGGAGAGTTAACTTTAAAAATACACAAACCTCAAGCACAAGAAGTAATTGCTGTCGCTTTGTTTGAAATAGATCAAAGTGGAATCTTAACCTTCTCTAGTGCTGAGGTTGGAAGAGAATCATTAATTTTCCGTTCATATCAAGAAGATGGGAATTTAGATATTCCATTAATTGAGTCAATGCTTCATAGCGGTGATCTAAGACCAGTAAAAGTTGTTATAAACACTAATAAATAG
- the grpE gene encoding nucleotide exchange factor GrpE — translation MSEFKDTLKSFGKTQTDYQEKANSLDKWKNQFQGLETEVTKLMSFFEQKYEESAVDDDFSEDVKAKLENRRDGIRLSVKSASRLLRRLNPEKPLETEIDEFINDEVMREKLMFSEQQEASVEPEEAVTETIAQESDIVTANEDPTEEGAEIAPSHDEEVLEEAAEAEEANTITNEDQQIELQEQVTVQQQDQSIQAKIELLKEAIENNQHVLDQLDEHNQAAQKRFLTFIEKGVAPVLDGLFSGDKYGKELLEQLSSENSADCEKVEKWLEIYQILMNEIKRLFDMFSIEYFSPEIGESFNELKHEPIGVVEDPAFQDEQIKEVVRYGLTFIKEEFDIRPAQVIVVKNKQVVEQRGNEDEV, via the coding sequence ATGTCAGAATTTAAAGATACATTGAAGAGTTTTGGAAAAACCCAGACTGATTATCAAGAAAAGGCAAACTCCTTAGACAAATGGAAAAATCAATTCCAAGGGCTTGAAACAGAAGTAACGAAACTTATGTCCTTTTTCGAACAAAAATATGAAGAATCAGCTGTAGACGATGACTTTTCAGAGGACGTTAAAGCAAAGCTTGAAAATCGCAGAGACGGAATCCGTTTGTCTGTGAAAAGTGCAAGCCGCCTTTTACGTAGGCTGAATCCTGAAAAGCCACTTGAAACGGAAATAGATGAGTTTATTAATGATGAAGTCATGAGAGAGAAGCTGATGTTTTCAGAACAGCAAGAAGCTAGTGTAGAACCCGAAGAGGCTGTCACGGAAACAATAGCACAGGAAAGTGATATTGTAACAGCGAACGAAGACCCGACCGAAGAAGGGGCAGAGATTGCTCCTTCACATGATGAAGAGGTTCTTGAAGAAGCTGCTGAAGCTGAAGAAGCAAACACAATCACGAATGAGGACCAGCAGATTGAATTACAAGAACAAGTAACTGTTCAACAACAAGACCAGAGTATTCAAGCAAAAATCGAACTCTTAAAAGAGGCGATTGAGAACAATCAACATGTGTTAGATCAACTCGATGAGCATAATCAAGCAGCACAAAAACGTTTCCTAACATTCATCGAAAAAGGTGTTGCACCTGTGTTGGATGGTCTTTTCAGTGGAGATAAATACGGAAAAGAACTTCTGGAGCAACTAAGCTCAGAGAATAGCGCAGATTGTGAAAAAGTTGAAAAATGGCTTGAAATCTATCAAATCCTAATGAATGAAATTAAACGACTTTTTGATATGTTTTCAATTGAGTATTTCAGCCCGGAAATCGGTGAGTCATTTAATGAATTAAAGCATGAGCCTATTGGGGTTGTGGAAGATCCTGCATTTCAAGATGAGCAAATCAAAGAAGTTGTGAGATATGGTTTAACTTTTATAAAAGAAGAATTTGATATTCGACCTGCACAGGTGATTGTTGTGAAAAATAAACAAGTTGTTGAGCAAAGAGGGAATGAAGATGAGGTTTGA
- a CDS encoding class I SAM-dependent methyltransferase, translating into MENIKNRLLSIEEKWQEGIKDWQGNLPERMINDQSEENFWQELLKKKENIGKPDSYAIEIMKHVSSLIDEQDELLEIGPGWGNYTFSLAERVKKLALVDSSSVILDFLKGELHKRNMTDVEFIHEKWEHIELNKNYDVIFGFNCFYRMFEIKKALLHIHKYAGRLAIIGMTTGPIQPHYLELHEQYGIQVKFPRKDYIDLLNLLYELGIYADCKIIPLSRTQVYSSYEECLEKNMSKILTKDVDLSLVEDVLSKYIVCEDGKFIYRNEYNAALLSWRPR; encoded by the coding sequence ATGGAAAATATAAAGAATAGGTTACTGAGTATTGAAGAAAAGTGGCAGGAAGGGATAAAAGACTGGCAAGGAAATCTGCCTGAGAGAATGATAAATGACCAGAGTGAGGAGAATTTTTGGCAGGAGTTGCTAAAAAAGAAAGAGAATATCGGTAAACCAGATTCTTATGCTATAGAAATAATGAAGCATGTTTCAAGTCTAATAGATGAACAAGACGAGTTACTTGAAATTGGACCAGGATGGGGAAATTATACGTTTTCGTTAGCTGAAAGAGTAAAGAAGCTAGCACTTGTGGATAGTTCTTCAGTAATTCTTGATTTTTTAAAGGGAGAATTACATAAACGAAATATGACGGACGTTGAGTTCATTCATGAAAAGTGGGAACATATAGAGCTAAATAAAAACTATGATGTTATCTTTGGCTTTAATTGCTTTTATCGGATGTTTGAAATTAAAAAAGCATTGCTTCATATTCATAAATATGCGGGGCGATTAGCTATCATTGGGATGACAACAGGTCCAATACAGCCACATTACCTAGAACTTCATGAACAATACGGTATTCAGGTGAAGTTTCCACGTAAAGATTATATTGATTTGCTCAATCTATTATATGAACTAGGAATTTATGCAGATTGTAAGATCATTCCTTTATCCAGAACACAGGTATATTCATCGTATGAAGAATGCTTAGAGAAAAATATGAGTAAAATTCTAACCAAAGATGTGGATCTATCATTGGTGGAGGATGTTCTAAGTAAATATATTGTGTGTGAGGATGGGAAGTTTATTTATAGGAATGAGTATAATGCGGCTTTGCTTAGCTGGAGACCTAGATAG